One Acinetobacter colistiniresistens DNA segment encodes these proteins:
- the kdpC gene encoding potassium-transporting ATPase subunit KdpC — protein MNTLENFPLSSEPQSLFRSSLGLVLVGFLIAGVLYCSVSVSLAQLLFPKQANGSVIELNGKIVGSSLVGQDFASDQYFHARPSAIAYDADAVGGSNLAVSNPELQKEIKERTLQFAQNNQILEQQVPPEMITASGSGIDPDISPESALLQVKRVAQQRAISEQKVRDLVQQQIQPVQLGLYGQARVNVLQLNIALDQLSSTSR, from the coding sequence ATGAATACATTAGAAAATTTCCCGCTATCTTCTGAGCCACAATCACTCTTTCGGTCTAGCCTAGGTTTAGTGTTGGTTGGGTTCTTGATTGCAGGCGTATTGTATTGCAGTGTGAGTGTATCTTTGGCTCAATTGTTATTTCCAAAACAGGCTAATGGTAGTGTTATCGAGTTAAATGGAAAAATTGTCGGGTCAAGCTTGGTTGGACAGGACTTTGCGAGTGATCAATACTTTCATGCTCGTCCAAGTGCCATCGCGTATGATGCGGATGCGGTTGGGGGGAGTAACTTGGCAGTGTCTAATCCTGAATTGCAAAAGGAAATTAAAGAAAGAACCTTGCAGTTTGCTCAAAACAATCAAATCCTTGAGCAACAAGTACCACCAGAGATGATCACTGCATCGGGTAGCGGGATTGATCCAGATATTTCACCTGAAAGTGCACTATTACAGGTGAAACGTGTGGCACAACAACGTGCTATATCCGAGCAGAAAGTCAGAGATTTAGTGCAACAACAGATTCAACCTGTTCAATTGGGCTTGTATGGGCAGGCACGAGTCAATGTGCTTCAGCTCAACATCGCTTTAGATCAATTATCATCAACCTCACGTTGA